In Alosa alosa isolate M-15738 ecotype Scorff River chromosome 19, AALO_Geno_1.1, whole genome shotgun sequence, a genomic segment contains:
- the akirin2 gene encoding akirin-2: MACGATLKRTMDFDPLMNPTSPKRRRCIPVSPSSSSPRKYLRNEPSPFGEVSSKLTTEQILHNIKQEYKRMQKRKHFDGSFQPTDGLSPESQPGMSILNGCSLQGASSGSVSPSRKEQPLFTLRQVGMICERLIKEREEKVREEYEEMMTSKLAEQYDTFVKFTHDQLMRRFEEQPASYVS; the protein is encoded by the exons ATGGCGTGTGGAGCTACTCTGAAAAGGACAATGGATTTCGATCCTCTGATGAATCCCACATCACCTAAAAGGAGGAGGTGTATTCCAGTATCACCATCGTCGTCTTCACCGAGGAAATACCTTCGAAATGAACCCTCTCCATTCGGAGAAGTCTCCTCTAAACTTACAACAG AGCAAATTCTTCATAACATTAAGCAAGAGTACAAGAGGATGCAGAAAAGGAAGCATTTTGACGGTAGTTTTCAACCGACGGATGGCCTTTCACCTGAGTCGCAGCCTGGCATGTCCATCTTAAATGGCTGCAGTCTTCAAG gcGCATCCTCAGGTTCGGTCTCCCCATCGAGGAAAGAGCAGCCGCTGTTCACCCTCAGGCAAGTGGGCATGATCTGTGAGCGTCTTATTAAGGAGCGGGAGGAAAAAGTTCGTGAAGAGTACGAGGAGATGATGACTTCCAAACTGGCGG AACAATATGATACCTTCGTGAAGTTCACTCATGATCAGTTAATGCGACGCTTTGAAGAGCAACCCGCTAGTT ATGTTTCCTGA